In Saccharolobus solfataricus, a genomic segment contains:
- a CDS encoding methylmalonyl-CoA mutase family protein: MDVEDRIKEWEEKVYSSWVKKRGERKKEFKTFSGIHIKPVYTPLDVKGNYMEKLGLPGEYPFTRGIYPNMYRGRIWTIRQYAGFGSAEETNSRFRKLLEAGQTGLSMAFDLPTQLGLDPDHELAYTEIGVVGVSMFHWKEMDIVMSGIPLDKVTTSMTINATAMELLSMLIATSESRNINKSVLDGTVQNDILKEYIARKNFIYPPSPSMRYAIDIIEYSAKYLPKWHPISISGYHIREAGADAVLEVAFTLADGMEYVRKTMERGINVDEFAPHLSFFFAAYSDIFEEVAKFRAARRMWAKIMKEVFNAKKPESMMLRFHTQTGGAELTAQQPEINIIRTTLQALAAVLGGTQSLHVNSYDEALALPTEKAAKIAIRVQQIIANESGAADVVDPLGGSYYIEWLTDEIEERAWKIIDQVEKMGGMIKAIENGYPQAQIAESAYKIQKRIEEGDLGKVGVNMYYEPEWIGTTEIFRVNPEVRERVISRLKKYKQERDEMKLRESLNNLRKIAEKENENLFPYMIDAIRAGATVGETSGVLRDIWGEYKEPSIF; the protein is encoded by the coding sequence ATGGATGTTGAAGATAGAATTAAGGAATGGGAAGAAAAGGTCTATTCAAGTTGGGTAAAGAAGAGGGGAGAGAGGAAAAAAGAATTCAAAACGTTTTCTGGAATACATATTAAACCAGTTTATACACCATTGGATGTCAAGGGCAATTATATGGAAAAATTAGGATTACCAGGTGAGTATCCATTTACAAGGGGAATCTATCCTAATATGTATAGAGGAAGAATTTGGACAATTAGACAATATGCAGGATTTGGATCTGCAGAAGAGACGAATTCTAGATTTAGGAAATTATTGGAAGCTGGGCAAACTGGCTTAAGTATGGCCTTTGATTTGCCTACTCAATTGGGATTAGATCCAGATCATGAATTAGCTTATACAGAGATTGGAGTTGTTGGAGTATCGATGTTCCATTGGAAGGAAATGGATATTGTAATGTCCGGAATACCGCTCGATAAAGTTACCACTTCAATGACTATAAATGCCACCGCTATGGAATTACTCTCAATGCTGATTGCCACTTCCGAAAGTAGAAATATTAACAAGAGCGTTTTGGATGGGACAGTTCAGAACGATATCTTAAAGGAGTATATAGCTAGGAAGAACTTCATATATCCTCCTTCGCCCTCGATGAGATATGCTATCGACATTATAGAATACTCCGCAAAGTATTTACCGAAATGGCACCCAATAAGTATAAGTGGCTATCACATAAGGGAAGCTGGAGCGGACGCAGTATTAGAAGTGGCATTTACGTTAGCTGACGGTATGGAGTATGTCAGAAAAACAATGGAGAGAGGAATTAACGTAGATGAATTTGCACCACACTTATCCTTCTTCTTTGCAGCTTACTCAGATATATTCGAGGAAGTTGCTAAATTTAGAGCTGCTAGGAGAATGTGGGCGAAAATAATGAAAGAAGTATTCAACGCTAAGAAACCAGAGTCAATGATGTTAAGGTTCCATACTCAAACAGGTGGCGCTGAATTGACCGCGCAACAGCCAGAGATAAACATCATAAGAACTACATTACAAGCTTTAGCGGCCGTATTGGGCGGAACCCAGAGTTTACACGTTAATTCTTATGATGAAGCGTTAGCATTACCTACTGAAAAGGCTGCTAAAATAGCTATAAGGGTCCAGCAGATAATAGCGAACGAGAGTGGAGCGGCTGATGTAGTAGATCCATTAGGAGGTTCATATTACATAGAGTGGCTAACAGATGAAATAGAGGAGAGGGCATGGAAAATTATAGACCAAGTAGAAAAGATGGGTGGTATGATAAAAGCCATAGAAAACGGGTATCCCCAAGCGCAGATAGCTGAAAGCGCCTATAAGATACAGAAAAGAATAGAGGAAGGTGACCTAGGAAAAGTTGGCGTTAATATGTATTATGAACCAGAATGGATTGGAACAACTGAAATATTTAGAGTCAATCCGGAGGTTAGGGAAAGGGTAATTTCAAGGTTAAAGAAGTATAAACAAGAGAGAGATGAGATGAAACTTAGGGAGAGTCTCAATAATCTCCGGAAAATTGCTGAGAAGGAGAATGAGAATTTATTCCCATACATGATTGATGCCATAAGGGCAGGGGCAACAGTAGGGGAGACCAGTGGCGTTTTAAGAGATATTTGGGGAGAGTATAAAGAACCTTCTATTTTCTGA
- a CDS encoding GTPBP1 family GTP-binding protein gives MKLPRENDEGKVEYKLILSSVTPDRLQELATQMKYRLEEGDGEAFYVIGVSDEGEIIGLSKGQLEESIATLNMITRLVNAKIVYRRDVEVRRDKYVAELLVRRYKENLPVEVNVAVMGHVNAGKSTVTGALVLGRLDDGNGGLRTAIARHLHEVLSGRTSSITLRVIGFDDSGKIVNWQLKDPLDEAETTIKSTKIVRLIDLGGHERYLRTTLKGLLGYEVNYVMLVVGADDGLSIMGKEHLALASVLKFPIFVVITKVDKYPEDRIKGIVNDIKSVLKIPGINRLALEVEDEDDVVNSILAIKTRRVVPIFKISNVSGKGLDLLIKFLNLLPPEAKNLDDRGAPLVYIDEIYNVTGVGTVVLGSVVRGKLNNNESVLIGPNKLGEFKEVKIKSIQVNKVFVDSVLAGNIATFAIQGIEKESLRKGMVMVKGIPKVVRRFKARVFILHHPTTIREGYVATLHSYTIRQAVKFEKIQTGFLRTGDTSEIVLYFLYRPEYLEKGQIFVFREGRTRGVGIVLEPIG, from the coding sequence ATGAAATTACCCCGAGAGAATGATGAAGGAAAAGTAGAATATAAGCTTATTCTTTCAAGTGTAACCCCGGATCGTCTTCAAGAATTAGCTACTCAAATGAAGTATAGGTTAGAGGAAGGTGATGGTGAAGCATTTTACGTTATAGGTGTAAGTGATGAAGGCGAAATAATAGGGTTATCTAAGGGTCAGCTAGAAGAGAGCATAGCTACGCTGAATATGATCACAAGGTTAGTAAATGCTAAAATTGTATATAGAAGGGATGTCGAAGTAAGGAGGGATAAATACGTAGCTGAACTTCTAGTTAGGAGATATAAGGAGAACCTCCCAGTGGAAGTTAATGTTGCGGTAATGGGTCATGTAAATGCGGGGAAAAGTACTGTTACAGGTGCGTTGGTTCTAGGAAGACTAGATGATGGAAATGGAGGATTAAGAACAGCTATTGCAAGGCATCTTCATGAAGTCCTATCAGGGAGGACATCTTCCATTACTTTGAGAGTAATTGGATTTGATGATAGTGGTAAGATAGTAAATTGGCAATTAAAGGATCCACTTGACGAGGCAGAGACAACGATTAAGAGTACTAAGATAGTGAGGCTTATTGACCTAGGGGGTCACGAAAGATATCTCAGAACCACTCTAAAAGGGCTATTAGGTTATGAGGTGAATTACGTTATGTTAGTTGTTGGGGCTGATGATGGGTTAAGTATAATGGGCAAAGAGCATTTAGCCTTAGCTTCAGTATTAAAATTTCCTATATTTGTAGTTATTACTAAAGTAGATAAATATCCGGAAGATAGAATAAAAGGCATAGTTAATGATATTAAAAGTGTTCTAAAGATTCCCGGAATTAATAGATTGGCTCTAGAAGTTGAGGATGAGGACGATGTAGTAAATTCAATTTTGGCTATAAAGACTAGGCGTGTAGTTCCTATTTTTAAAATATCAAATGTAAGTGGAAAAGGTTTAGATTTACTTATAAAATTCCTAAACCTATTACCTCCGGAGGCTAAGAATTTAGACGATAGAGGCGCGCCCCTAGTGTATATCGATGAGATATATAATGTCACAGGGGTTGGCACGGTTGTACTAGGTTCGGTTGTAAGAGGTAAGCTTAACAACAATGAGTCCGTTTTAATTGGGCCTAATAAGTTAGGAGAGTTTAAGGAGGTTAAAATAAAAAGCATACAAGTAAATAAGGTATTTGTAGATTCCGTTTTAGCTGGGAATATAGCCACGTTTGCTATTCAAGGTATTGAAAAGGAAAGTCTCAGAAAAGGAATGGTCATGGTAAAGGGGATACCTAAGGTGGTCAGAAGATTTAAGGCAAGAGTGTTCATACTGCATCATCCAACTACTATTAGGGAAGGTTATGTTGCGACCCTCCATTCTTATACAATAAGGCAAGCGGTGAAGTTTGAGAAGATCCAGACAGGGTTTTTAAGAACTGGAGACACCAGTGAAATAGTATTGTATTTCCTATACAGACCAGAATATTTGGAGAAGGGGCAGATTTTCGTATTTAGAGAAGGTAGAACTAGAGGTGTGGGTATCGTATTGGAACCTATTGGTTAA
- the hsp20 gene encoding archaeal heat shock protein Hsp20, whose translation MPKREEKDIFDLMDEWIREMEEEFERIEREFMRGFRGKGEGIRQFGPYVYGFRITVGPDGVPKIEEFGNVRKIRGKPMISEEREPLADVIEKGDEIKVVAEVPGVNKEDIKVKVTNGGKKLVITAKSEDRQYYKEIDLPAEVDEKAAKANFKNGVLEITLKKKASSSDSGVDIKVE comes from the coding sequence ATGCCCAAGAGGGAAGAAAAGGATATTTTTGATTTAATGGATGAATGGATAAGGGAGATGGAAGAAGAATTCGAGAGAATTGAAAGGGAGTTTATGAGAGGTTTTAGAGGTAAAGGAGAAGGGATTAGGCAATTTGGGCCATATGTTTATGGATTTAGAATAACTGTAGGGCCAGACGGTGTGCCGAAAATAGAGGAATTCGGTAACGTTAGGAAAATCAGAGGCAAGCCAATGATATCTGAAGAACGCGAACCATTAGCTGATGTTATTGAGAAAGGTGACGAAATTAAGGTTGTGGCTGAAGTGCCCGGAGTTAACAAAGAGGATATTAAAGTTAAAGTGACGAATGGAGGGAAGAAATTGGTAATTACAGCCAAATCAGAGGATAGGCAATATTATAAGGAGATTGATTTACCAGCAGAAGTAGACGAGAAGGCGGCTAAGGCTAACTTTAAGAATGGTGTTTTAGAGATAACCTTAAAGAAGAAAGCTTCTTCGTCAGATTCTGGTGTTGACATAAAAGTTGAGTAA
- a CDS encoding CoxG family protein has protein sequence MKYEGSISINATKDQILKLLDNPDQVAQCFPGIKSFSKEGEEYKVVGVTGIGFIKGEYRANVRFEKIDDNKRKIIAKGTGMNSNVDIDAIAEALDGKINYSADVKVAGVLASVGARLMGSAVEKIINDLFNCIKERVIK, from the coding sequence ATGAAATATGAGGGTTCAATTAGCATAAACGCAACTAAGGATCAAATTCTGAAACTATTGGATAATCCAGATCAAGTTGCACAATGTTTTCCGGGGATAAAGAGTTTCAGTAAGGAAGGTGAAGAGTATAAGGTAGTAGGAGTAACTGGGATTGGATTCATAAAAGGAGAATATAGGGCGAATGTGAGATTTGAGAAGATAGATGATAATAAAAGAAAAATCATCGCTAAGGGTACAGGAATGAATAGTAATGTAGATATAGATGCAATAGCCGAGGCCCTAGATGGTAAGATAAACTATTCAGCAGATGTGAAAGTAGCTGGAGTTTTAGCCTCAGTAGGCGCAAGGTTAATGGGAAGTGCGGTGGAGAAGATAATCAATGACTTATTTAATTGTATAAAGGAAAGGGTGATAAAATGA
- a CDS encoding phosphoribosyltransferase: protein MVEYHIPSWDEIEDAVFSIGEALVKSNYIPDVLIAVLTGGIIPAKLLSDLLDLKVIRYIDIKFYRSVGKTESKPVIRSVYTDSLEGKKVLVVDDVADTGETLEAVSNVITMFNPAKVMTAALYLKPWSKRIPDFYYKQIDKWIIFPWDKWDVVRENSNVPVDKKERFLNLYNQLLKIRK from the coding sequence ATGGTTGAATATCATATTCCTTCATGGGATGAAATAGAAGATGCGGTTTTTTCGATAGGCGAGGCTCTAGTTAAGAGTAATTATATTCCAGACGTTTTGATTGCAGTACTAACTGGTGGAATTATACCCGCTAAACTTCTTTCCGACTTGCTAGATTTGAAAGTAATTAGGTACATAGATATAAAATTTTATCGTAGCGTTGGAAAAACTGAAAGTAAACCAGTCATTAGATCTGTATATACTGATTCCTTAGAGGGGAAGAAAGTCCTAGTAGTTGATGATGTTGCAGATACTGGTGAAACCTTAGAGGCTGTTAGTAATGTTATAACCATGTTTAACCCAGCTAAAGTGATGACTGCGGCTTTATACTTAAAACCGTGGTCTAAGAGGATCCCGGATTTTTATTATAAACAAATTGACAAGTGGATAATTTTCCCGTGGGATAAGTGGGATGTTGTTAGGGAAAATAGTAATGTTCCAGTTGACAAAAAGGAGAGATTCTTAAACTTGTATAATCAATTATTAAAGATCAGAAAATAG
- a CDS encoding YHS domain-containing protein: MKCTVCGDEIRRKPYSFNYKGNVYYFCSPMCMAEFKKRPEKYVKK; the protein is encoded by the coding sequence ATGAAATGCACTGTGTGTGGAGATGAGATAAGACGGAAGCCTTACTCATTCAATTATAAAGGAAATGTATACTATTTCTGTAGCCCCATGTGTATGGCAGAATTCAAAAAAAGACCAGAAAAATATGTTAAAAAATAG
- the mce gene encoding methylmalonyl-CoA epimerase, producing MQIENLDHIGIVVGNLDEAIKFYQNTFGMKLVHYELIPERGIKVAFLVSNEKNETSIELLEPIDHNDMSNTVAKFLKNRGQGLHHLAIKVSDINRALEELTAKGLQLVDTSPRKGARGHLVAFLHPKSVMGVLLELVQAKEL from the coding sequence ATGCAGATAGAAAATCTAGATCATATTGGGATAGTAGTTGGGAATCTAGACGAGGCAATTAAATTTTATCAAAATACTTTTGGAATGAAATTAGTACATTACGAGTTAATTCCAGAGAGAGGTATAAAGGTAGCGTTTTTAGTTAGTAATGAAAAAAATGAAACCTCAATAGAATTGTTAGAACCAATCGATCATAACGACATGAGTAACACTGTGGCCAAGTTTCTGAAAAATAGAGGCCAAGGTTTACATCATTTGGCTATAAAAGTTAGTGATATTAATAGGGCGTTAGAAGAATTAACAGCTAAAGGCCTTCAATTAGTAGATACTTCCCCAAGAAAGGGCGCAAGAGGACACCTAGTAGCTTTCTTACATCCCAAAAGCGTTATGGGAGTACTACTTGAATTGGTACAAGCAAAGGAATTATAA
- a CDS encoding alkaline phosphatase family protein has protein sequence MDNIDINLKINTYNLIANMDLILPDYSGENIYTLSCFVAEYLGVKRQCLNKMNLNVNNRLVLALFDGLGWNVFSQAGVNLKAKKITTVFPSTTSTVLTTLFTALTPAEHSVLGYNTFSKRLGGVVNTLRYTYPTVSDRDSIKDSVPFSSSFPHVKSYLKEVQDKKTISIVPKGIENTEFSNATHGASGESKTYVNFWDAFYQLSQVLQQDTYDFIYFYIPDVDTLSHRYGPYAEPTIKSARDILTSILEISQKHKKYSFLITADHGHVPVTETIIFNNDQELLNMLDVPPYGDSRAIFLRTRYDVSTYLNRKYVSLKIFGKSDFERLLGKINDITALPDYIAVPTDYRAFIFNFKDKDEYDKLKGHHGGLLQEEFEIPLVILNG, from the coding sequence ATAGATAACATTGACATAAACTTAAAAATAAATACTTATAACCTTATTGCAAATATGGACCTTATATTACCAGACTATTCTGGGGAGAATATTTATACACTATCTTGTTTTGTAGCTGAGTATCTTGGAGTCAAAAGACAATGTTTGAATAAGATGAATTTGAACGTGAATAATAGATTAGTTTTAGCCTTATTTGACGGACTAGGTTGGAATGTATTTAGTCAAGCTGGTGTAAATTTGAAAGCGAAGAAGATAACAACTGTTTTCCCATCTACAACATCCACTGTATTAACAACACTATTTACCGCATTAACGCCAGCTGAGCATAGTGTTTTAGGCTATAACACTTTCTCAAAGAGGTTAGGTGGAGTAGTAAATACTCTACGCTATACTTATCCTACCGTGAGCGATAGGGACTCAATAAAGGATTCCGTACCTTTTTCCTCCTCATTTCCTCATGTTAAAAGCTATTTAAAAGAAGTCCAAGATAAGAAGACTATATCAATAGTGCCTAAAGGAATAGAAAATACTGAATTTAGTAATGCTACGCACGGAGCTTCCGGTGAATCGAAAACTTATGTTAACTTTTGGGACGCATTTTACCAACTCTCACAAGTTTTACAACAAGACACATATGACTTTATCTACTTTTACATTCCAGATGTGGATACTTTATCTCATAGGTATGGGCCTTATGCAGAACCTACTATTAAATCTGCAAGGGATATTCTAACTAGCATCTTAGAAATCTCACAAAAACATAAGAAATATAGTTTCCTAATAACCGCAGATCATGGCCATGTTCCCGTTACTGAAACTATTATCTTCAACAATGACCAAGAGCTACTTAACATGCTGGATGTTCCCCCATATGGAGATTCTAGGGCAATATTTTTAAGAACCAGATACGATGTGTCAACCTATCTTAATAGAAAGTATGTGAGTCTTAAAATATTTGGGAAAAGTGATTTTGAAAGGCTATTAGGTAAGATTAATGATATAACTGCTTTACCAGACTATATTGCAGTTCCTACCGATTATCGAGCATTCATATTCAATTTTAAGGATAAGGACGAGTATGATAAACTTAAAGGGCATCATGGGGGACTATTGCAAGAGGAATTTGAGATACCTTTGGTGATCTTGAATGGTTGA
- the cobA gene encoding uroporphyrinogen-III C-methyltransferase, producing the protein MSGKVYLVGAGPGDPELITVKGLKILQRADVVVYDRLISKELLNFCKIEAEKIYVGKNIGDYVIQDEINELLVKKAMENKVVVRLKGGDPYVLGRGEEECLYVISKGIECEVIPGITSAIAVPAYAGIPVTSRIYSASGFTIISGTKAEDKLIDEDYIPRKGTLVILMGLRKIENMVNILIKLRNEREPVAVIENGTTENQRVFTGELKDLVNIVRSNNVTSPAVIVIGEVVKFREYLWKFK; encoded by the coding sequence ATGAGTGGCAAAGTTTATTTAGTAGGAGCTGGTCCGGGAGACCCTGAATTAATTACTGTTAAAGGCTTAAAGATCCTACAGAGGGCTGATGTTGTGGTTTACGATAGGCTAATCTCTAAAGAGCTTCTAAATTTTTGTAAGATTGAGGCTGAAAAAATATACGTTGGGAAGAATATAGGGGATTACGTAATACAAGATGAGATAAATGAGTTACTAGTAAAGAAGGCGATGGAAAATAAAGTAGTTGTTAGATTAAAAGGAGGAGACCCATATGTTTTAGGTAGGGGAGAAGAGGAATGTTTATACGTTATATCCAAAGGTATAGAGTGTGAGGTAATTCCCGGGATAACTAGTGCAATTGCTGTTCCCGCTTATGCAGGAATCCCTGTGACCAGTAGAATTTACTCAGCAAGTGGATTTACTATAATATCTGGAACAAAAGCAGAAGATAAATTGATAGATGAAGATTACATACCAAGAAAAGGTACGCTGGTAATACTTATGGGTCTTAGGAAGATAGAAAATATGGTTAATATTCTAATAAAATTAAGAAATGAAAGAGAACCAGTCGCTGTAATTGAAAATGGAACTACAGAAAACCAGAGAGTTTTTACTGGGGAGTTAAAGGACCTAGTTAACATTGTCAGAAGTAATAATGTAACGTCTCCAGCGGTTATTGTAATTGGCGAAGTAGTTAAATTTAGGGAATACTTATGGAAATTTAAGTGA
- a CDS encoding ZPR1 zinc finger domain-containing protein, with the protein MSEEPKVIFEETLICPVCKSKTLKAVDYLYNTPHTGKLVLSNWYCENCGYKFRDVKPYETREPKLVEMKIENEDDLSALVYRSAFAKIVIPELGIEIEPAGMSQGYISTIEGILEILLDQVGNFCDKECEDRIRSAMEGKIKFTLIIEDESGLSFIKSEKASTRPLILTNSD; encoded by the coding sequence GTGTCTGAAGAACCTAAAGTAATATTTGAAGAGACACTTATATGTCCAGTATGTAAATCTAAGACGTTAAAGGCGGTGGATTACCTATATAATACGCCACATACTGGAAAGTTAGTTTTATCCAATTGGTATTGTGAGAATTGTGGGTATAAATTTAGAGATGTTAAACCATACGAAACTAGAGAACCTAAGTTAGTTGAGATGAAGATAGAAAATGAGGACGATTTAAGTGCATTAGTATATAGGTCTGCTTTTGCTAAAATAGTAATCCCAGAATTAGGGATAGAAATAGAACCTGCTGGTATGTCTCAAGGTTATATCTCTACAATTGAGGGAATTCTAGAAATATTATTAGATCAAGTGGGAAACTTCTGTGATAAGGAATGTGAAGATAGGATAAGATCTGCAATGGAAGGTAAAATTAAATTTACGTTAATAATCGAAGATGAATCCGGATTAAGCTTTATAAAATCTGAAAAAGCATCAACAAGACCACTTATTTTGACTAATTCTGATTAA
- a CDS encoding nucleotidyltransferase family protein has protein sequence MNIGVIILAAGEGKRFGGDKLLAKIDNTPIIMRTIRIYGDLEKIIIVGKYVNEMLPLLMDQIVIYNPFWNEGISTSLKLGLRFFKDYDAVLVALGDMPFVTKEDVNKIINTFKPNCKAVIPTHKGERGNPVLISKSLFNEIEKLRGDVGARVILNKIKIEELCFIECSEGVLIDIDKKEDLMRLRDFHP, from the coding sequence ATGAATATAGGAGTCATTATTTTGGCGGCAGGGGAGGGAAAGAGGTTTGGAGGAGATAAATTACTAGCAAAAATCGATAATACGCCTATAATTATGAGAACTATTAGAATTTATGGAGATTTAGAAAAGATCATTATTGTAGGTAAATATGTTAATGAAATGCTTCCCTTACTTATGGATCAAATAGTCATATATAATCCATTTTGGAATGAAGGGATAAGCACGTCACTAAAGCTTGGGTTGAGATTTTTCAAGGACTATGACGCTGTACTGGTAGCACTGGGTGATATGCCATTTGTAACTAAAGAGGATGTTAATAAGATAATTAACACGTTTAAGCCAAATTGTAAGGCAGTAATTCCAACACATAAAGGAGAAAGGGGAAACCCAGTATTAATTTCCAAAAGTTTATTTAACGAGATTGAAAAACTAAGAGGAGATGTTGGGGCTAGGGTTATATTAAATAAAATAAAGATAGAAGAATTGTGTTTCATAGAATGCAGTGAAGGTGTTTTAATAGATATAGATAAAAAAGAGGACTTAATGCGCCTTAGGGATTTCCATCCTTAA
- the cutC gene encoding glyceraldehyde dehydrogenase subunit gamma has translation MKVFEKDQKVKVHLKVNGQDYEVETEPRRLLVHVLRELGFTGVHIGCDTSNCGACTVIMDGRSVKSCTILAVEADGAEITTIEGLAKDGKLHPIQEAFWEKHGLQCGYCTPGMIMEAYWLLKENPNPTEEEIREGISGNLCRCTGYQNIIEAVKLASEKLRMEIPKAH, from the coding sequence ATGAAAGTGTTTGAGAAAGATCAAAAAGTAAAAGTTCACCTAAAGGTAAATGGACAAGATTATGAAGTTGAAACAGAGCCTAGAAGGCTACTAGTTCATGTGCTTAGAGAATTAGGATTTACTGGTGTTCACATTGGTTGTGATACAAGCAATTGTGGGGCATGCACTGTAATTATGGACGGAAGAAGTGTTAAATCGTGTACAATATTGGCTGTAGAGGCAGATGGAGCAGAAATAACAACTATAGAGGGATTAGCGAAAGATGGTAAACTACACCCAATTCAAGAGGCATTTTGGGAGAAACATGGTTTACAGTGTGGATATTGCACCCCGGGTATGATAATGGAAGCCTATTGGCTACTCAAAGAGAATCCGAATCCCACAGAGGAAGAGATTAGAGAAGGAATCTCTGGTAATTTGTGTAGATGCACGGGATACCAAAACATCATTGAAGCAGTGAAATTAGCATCCGAAAAATTAAGGATGGAAATCCCTAAGGCGCATTAA
- the cutB gene encoding glyceraldehyde dehydrogenase subunit beta, with the protein MYPPKFSYVIPDNVKEALEFLETHDDAKPLAGGHSLIPMLKLRIFRPSYLVEIRRLPELKYIKMEGNVVKIGPIVTHYDIIKANIPLLSETASKIADPQVRNMGTIGGSISHLDPSADYPAALIAMNAKVRIRSTKGERVENFSSFAKDMFTPDLNPGELVTEIEVPLLKDYKFSYQKLERRAGDFAIVGVAVALKVNGDVIEDARIGLTAVNKTAVRASEAEKILLSGKISEKLIEEAATKAMDYANPTSDIRGSAEYKKKMVKVMTKRAILAALNR; encoded by the coding sequence GTGTATCCACCAAAGTTTAGTTACGTAATTCCAGATAATGTAAAAGAGGCTCTAGAGTTTCTAGAGACTCACGATGACGCTAAACCATTAGCTGGAGGTCATAGTTTGATACCAATGTTGAAGTTGAGAATATTCAGACCATCATATTTAGTTGAGATAAGGAGATTGCCAGAGTTGAAATATATTAAAATGGAAGGAAATGTAGTAAAAATAGGACCTATAGTTACTCATTACGATATAATAAAGGCTAACATCCCATTACTAAGTGAAACTGCATCTAAAATAGCAGATCCACAAGTCAGAAACATGGGAACCATAGGTGGTAGTATATCGCATTTAGATCCTTCAGCGGATTATCCAGCTGCATTGATTGCCATGAATGCAAAGGTAAGGATTAGAAGTACCAAAGGAGAAAGAGTGGAGAACTTTTCCTCATTCGCCAAGGATATGTTTACACCAGATTTGAATCCAGGTGAATTAGTTACAGAGATAGAAGTTCCCCTACTTAAGGATTATAAGTTCTCCTATCAGAAATTAGAGAGGAGAGCTGGAGACTTTGCAATTGTAGGAGTTGCTGTTGCACTGAAGGTAAATGGTGACGTAATAGAAGATGCAAGAATAGGTTTAACGGCTGTAAACAAAACTGCAGTAAGAGCAAGTGAAGCTGAGAAAATACTATTATCTGGCAAGATATCAGAAAAATTAATAGAAGAAGCTGCTACAAAGGCGATGGACTACGCCAATCCTACTTCCGATATAAGGGGATCAGCAGAATATAAAAAGAAAATGGTAAAAGTTATGACTAAGAGAGCAATTTTGGCTGCTCTAAATAGGTGA